One Nostoc punctiforme PCC 73102 DNA window includes the following coding sequences:
- a CDS encoding PRC-barrel domain-containing protein, producing the protein MTSEQIIRRSDILNTQVITRDNGKRLGIISQVWVDIDQREVVALGLRDSLISISGIPRYMYLNNISQIGDVILVDNEDVIEDIEVESLSNLINWEVITETGEVLGKVRGFKFNGETGKLNSIVIASLGLPQIPDQFLSTYEFSVDEIVSTGPNRLIVFEGAEERVNQLTTGLLERLGIGKAPWERDAEEEYGYTPPRQVAPGNQLPSGVPLQPPRQKVRAPEPVAREEEWNEDYVEEERPQRQVMKARQYESIQYEEDEEEDNWSEATGNDRYQQPQPLKYEAKPYSKPYVDEYDDYDDVEGDAWEDEPKPVNIPKKVKERQPEYEEEGGY; encoded by the coding sequence ATGACCTCCGAACAGATAATTAGACGTTCCGATATATTAAACACTCAGGTGATTACCCGCGACAACGGCAAGCGGCTAGGCATCATCAGTCAAGTCTGGGTTGATATTGATCAACGAGAGGTTGTGGCTCTTGGTTTGCGAGACAGCCTGATCTCCATTTCGGGCATACCGCGCTACATGTACCTCAACAACATCAGCCAGATTGGTGATGTCATCCTGGTTGATAACGAAGATGTCATTGAAGATATCGAAGTTGAATCTCTCAGCAATCTGATTAACTGGGAAGTAATTACAGAAACAGGTGAAGTATTAGGCAAAGTCCGGGGCTTCAAGTTCAACGGCGAAACCGGGAAGCTTAACTCTATAGTCATCGCTTCTTTAGGATTACCCCAAATTCCCGATCAATTTCTGAGTACTTACGAGTTCTCGGTAGATGAAATTGTCAGCACTGGCCCCAATCGGTTGATTGTGTTTGAAGGAGCCGAAGAACGTGTGAACCAGTTGACAACCGGTTTACTAGAGCGTTTGGGTATTGGCAAAGCACCTTGGGAAAGGGATGCAGAAGAAGAATACGGCTATACTCCACCACGCCAAGTTGCACCAGGTAATCAACTGCCTAGTGGAGTGCCATTGCAGCCACCCAGGCAAAAAGTTCGCGCCCCCGAACCCGTAGCGCGGGAAGAGGAATGGAATGAAGACTATGTGGAAGAGGAAAGGCCACAGCGTCAGGTAATGAAGGCGCGACAGTATGAATCTATTCAATACGAAGAAGACGAAGAAGAAGATAACTGGAGTGAAGCAACAGGCAACGACAGGTATCAACAACCGCAGCCGCTAAAGTATGAAGCCAAGCCTTACAGCAAGCCTTATGTTGATGAATACGATGATTATGATGATGTAGAAGGTGATGCTTGGGAAGATGAGCCGAAGCCTGTGAATATTCCGAAAAAAGTAAAGGAAAGACAGCCGGAATACGAAGAAGAAGGCGGATATTAA
- the smc gene encoding chromosome segregation protein SMC has protein sequence MVHIKRVELTNFKSFGGTTSVPLLPGCTVISGPNGSGKSNILDALLFCLGLSSSKGMRADRLPDLVNNTQTSKGRASIEASVTVTFDLSDEISHKDTKAQKEEVEEAGDAGDAGEAEEEPKSKIVRLSEAEVQKPKSAEWSVTRRLRVTHQGSYTSNYYINGEACTLTELHQQLSNLRVYPEGYNVVLQGDVTSIISMNARERREIIDELAGVAAFDRKIIQAKSTLDEVKEKEDSCRIIETELTAQRDRLSQDRAKAERYQKLRTEFLAKQSWEAVLSWRSLQAQQEKLVHEIQTGDRNSSELSTQLTNLNSEIVQKTAELEQLNAHVKALGEDELLAVQSTLATQEAERKQLQRQLTELQTASQETAKRLTQTQQEIQKHRHSLEEIDETQIVETRFIASSQHQRNEAHQSLETSREAAAEIASASEAWVQQQTAFNRQIETLLQTLEPQRTEKAQLTERNNQLQQLISEQTQLIERDEPLLAQKQTDCNQVETEFNASSEPIQNLAQNLSATEQELQIQQETQKRLLFEQREKQRQLDKIEAQTQAQQEVQGTQASKVILQSGMPGLCGLVVQLGKVEPRHQLALEMAAGGRLGHIVVEDDGVAAAGIELLKQKRAGRATFLPLNKIHAPKFTQDATLRFASGFVNYAVNLVDCDRRYKDVFSYVFGNTVVFANLEAARKNLGLYRIVTLDGELLETSGAMTGGSNSNRSALRFGTGEAAESDEAIALKTRLVDIERVLERCTEAIATLSARSKKLTQELTETRQARREQQLQLEQLQKDIKNLTAQLEGTRSQLAQNSEKLATAQSRLEILERELPGKENELQQLRHALAELEASQTPSEWQQIQATIKIQEQHLQQRETALREAEQRLKNLENQQQRLQEKIQEAETRITEYETQQISCKDAIHHVFSQITTINEQITQTRLSLAQMEQNLGEEKQKRDATELEVRSHLLRQQQLQWEIEKLKETQEKRREELIALQSQLRDMGAELPNPLPEVPDKVDLEELQKELRSLTKRLQAMEPVNMLALEEYERTQNRLQELTQKLETLEGERTELLLRIENFTTLRQLAFKEAFDAVNENFQSIFAILSDGDGYLQLENPEDPFSSGLNLVAHPKGKPVQRLASMSGGEKSLTALSFIFALQRYRPSPFYAFDEVDMFLDGANVERLAKMIKQQSQQAQFIVVSLRRPMIESAERTIGVTQARGAYTQVLGIKLQSSNTSA, from the coding sequence ATGGTTCATATCAAGCGCGTGGAACTTACCAACTTCAAATCCTTCGGCGGTACTACTTCAGTCCCTTTGCTGCCGGGGTGTACTGTCATATCTGGGCCAAATGGTTCGGGTAAATCTAATATTCTCGATGCACTGCTATTTTGCCTCGGACTCTCCAGTTCTAAGGGAATGCGAGCCGATCGCTTACCAGATTTGGTAAATAACACCCAAACGTCTAAAGGACGCGCTTCTATTGAAGCTAGCGTCACTGTGACGTTTGATTTGTCAGATGAAATCTCACACAAAGACACAAAGGCGCAAAAGGAGGAAGTAGAGGAGGCAGGGGATGCAGGGGATGCAGGGGAAGCGGAGGAAGAACCAAAATCCAAAATCGTTCGACTGAGCGAAGCCGAAGTCCAAAAGCCAAAATCGGCAGAGTGGAGTGTTACTAGAAGGCTGCGAGTCACTCACCAAGGAAGTTACACGTCGAATTACTATATAAATGGTGAAGCTTGCACGCTGACGGAGTTGCATCAGCAACTAAGTAATCTGCGGGTTTATCCTGAAGGCTACAACGTGGTGCTGCAAGGGGATGTCACCAGCATTATCTCGATGAATGCGCGGGAACGGCGGGAAATTATTGATGAATTGGCTGGGGTGGCGGCGTTCGATCGCAAAATCATTCAAGCCAAATCAACTTTAGATGAGGTGAAGGAGAAGGAAGATAGCTGTCGGATTATTGAAACGGAATTAACTGCACAACGCGATCGCCTTTCTCAAGATCGTGCTAAAGCTGAGAGATATCAAAAACTTCGCACGGAATTTCTGGCTAAACAATCCTGGGAAGCGGTTTTATCATGGCGATCGCTACAAGCACAACAAGAAAAGTTAGTTCACGAAATTCAAACAGGCGATCGCAATTCTAGTGAACTCTCAACTCAACTCACAAATCTAAATTCCGAAATCGTCCAAAAAACTGCTGAACTTGAACAACTCAATGCCCATGTCAAAGCATTGGGAGAAGATGAACTTTTGGCGGTACAATCTACCCTCGCCACCCAAGAAGCAGAACGTAAACAACTCCAGCGTCAGCTAACGGAATTACAAACAGCTTCCCAAGAAACTGCTAAACGTCTCACTCAAACTCAGCAAGAAATTCAAAAACATCGTCATTCCCTAGAAGAAATTGACGAAACCCAAATTGTAGAGACGCGATTCATCGCGTCTTCCCAACACCAAAGGAATGAAGCCCACCAATCTCTAGAAACCTCCCGCGAAGCAGCCGCAGAAATCGCCTCAGCTTCGGAAGCATGGGTACAGCAACAAACGGCATTCAATCGTCAAATTGAAACTCTGTTGCAAACTCTAGAACCGCAACGCACAGAAAAAGCACAACTCACAGAACGGAATAATCAATTACAGCAATTAATTTCAGAACAAACCCAGTTAATTGAACGCGACGAACCGCTATTAGCCCAAAAACAAACTGACTGTAATCAAGTTGAAACGGAATTTAACGCCTCTAGCGAACCCATCCAGAATTTAGCCCAAAATCTCTCAGCTACAGAACAAGAACTGCAAATCCAACAGGAAACCCAAAAGCGGTTACTTTTTGAACAACGGGAAAAACAACGCCAGTTGGATAAAATAGAGGCGCAAACGCAAGCACAGCAAGAAGTCCAAGGAACCCAAGCGAGTAAAGTTATTTTACAATCGGGAATGCCTGGACTTTGTGGCTTGGTTGTGCAGTTGGGAAAGGTGGAACCCCGCCATCAGCTAGCTTTGGAAATGGCTGCCGGTGGACGATTGGGACATATTGTGGTGGAAGATGATGGTGTAGCCGCAGCCGGGATTGAATTGCTCAAACAGAAACGTGCCGGGAGAGCGACTTTTTTACCACTAAATAAAATTCATGCTCCTAAATTTACTCAAGATGCAACGCTGCGTTTCGCTAGCGGCTTCGTTAACTATGCTGTTAACTTAGTCGATTGCGATCGCCGTTACAAAGATGTATTTAGCTACGTTTTTGGTAACACAGTAGTATTTGCCAACCTGGAGGCGGCGCGGAAAAATTTAGGTTTATATCGCATCGTCACCTTAGACGGGGAGTTGTTAGAAACTAGCGGTGCAATGACTGGTGGTAGTAACAGCAATCGTTCAGCGTTGCGGTTTGGTACGGGTGAAGCGGCAGAATCTGATGAAGCGATCGCTTTAAAAACTCGTTTGGTGGATATTGAGCGAGTTTTAGAGCGTTGTACAGAAGCGATCGCAACTTTGTCAGCCAGAAGTAAAAAACTCACCCAAGAACTCACAGAAACGCGTCAGGCGCGGCGCGAACAGCAGTTGCAATTGGAACAGTTGCAAAAAGACATTAAGAATTTAACAGCGCAATTAGAGGGGACGCGATCGCAACTAGCCCAAAACAGCGAAAAGTTAGCCACTGCTCAATCCCGATTAGAAATTTTGGAGCGGGAATTACCTGGGAAAGAAAATGAATTGCAACAATTGCGACACGCTTTAGCAGAGTTGGAAGCATCTCAAACCCCCAGTGAATGGCAGCAAATCCAGGCGACAATTAAAATTCAAGAGCAACACTTGCAACAACGAGAGACAGCATTACGCGAAGCTGAACAAAGATTAAAAAATTTAGAAAATCAGCAACAACGTTTGCAAGAAAAAATCCAAGAAGCAGAAACGCGAATCACCGAATACGAAACCCAACAAATCTCTTGTAAAGACGCGATTCATCACGTCTTTTCACAAATCACAACGATAAACGAGCAAATTACCCAAACCCGTTTATCGTTGGCTCAAATGGAGCAAAATTTGGGAGAAGAGAAACAAAAACGCGACGCTACAGAATTGGAAGTGCGATCGCACCTTTTGCGCCAACAACAATTGCAATGGGAAATCGAAAAACTCAAAGAAACTCAAGAGAAGCGGCGGGAGGAACTAATTGCACTGCAAAGCCAGTTGCGAGATATGGGAGCAGAATTACCAAATCCCTTGCCGGAAGTTCCAGATAAGGTAGATTTGGAGGAATTACAGAAAGAATTGCGATCGCTCACCAAACGCTTACAAGCAATGGAACCTGTTAATATGCTGGCGTTGGAAGAATACGAACGCACCCAAAACCGTCTCCAAGAACTGACGCAAAAATTAGAGACACTAGAAGGGGAACGCACCGAGCTACTTTTGCGGATCGAAAACTTTACCACATTGCGGCAACTTGCCTTTAAAGAAGCGTTTGATGCTGTCAACGAAAACTTTCAATCAATTTTTGCCATTCTTTCAGACGGTGACGGCTACCTACAACTCGAAAATCCCGAAGATCCCTTTAGCAGTGGACTTAATTTAGTTGCACATCCCAAAGGTAAACCCGTACAGCGCCTAGCTTCCATGTCTGGGGGAGAAAAATCACTTACAGCTTTGAGCTTTATCTTTGCCCTGCAACGCTACCGTCCATCGCCATTTTACGCCTTTGACGAAGTAGATATGTTCCTAGATGGAGCAAACGTAGAACGATTAGCTAAAATGATTAAGCAACAGTCACAACAAGCGCAATTTATAGTTGTGAGTTTGCGTCGTCCGATGATAGAATCAGCCGAACGCACAATCGGCGTTACTCAAGCACGGGGAGCTTACACTCAAGTTTTGGGGATTAAATTACAATCATCCAATACATCTGCTTGA
- a CDS encoding BON domain-containing protein: MKKLILLIVSSILVVGTFGCQEAPKTGSETPSTTNEAAQVPAKPASQTNETAKVPGIQTTPLATSTDTKVKTGSEKTAATKVKSDLKTEVSAKLNKGLPGNKLQVENKEGEIILKGTATSAEELKKAETLAKEVQGVKTVKVEAKVEAVKKP, from the coding sequence ATGAAAAAGCTAATTCTATTAATCGTTAGTAGCATTTTGGTAGTTGGTACTTTTGGCTGCCAAGAGGCTCCTAAAACTGGTTCGGAAACTCCTAGTACTACTAACGAAGCTGCTCAAGTACCAGCAAAACCTGCTTCTCAGACAAATGAAACTGCCAAAGTTCCAGGAATACAAACAACTCCTTTAGCAACTAGCACAGATACTAAAGTTAAAACCGGTTCTGAAAAAACGGCAGCAACAAAAGTTAAAAGCGACTTAAAAACTGAAGTTAGCGCCAAGTTGAACAAAGGCTTACCAGGCAATAAGTTACAGGTTGAGAACAAAGAGGGTGAAATTATCCTCAAAGGCACAGCGACTTCTGCTGAAGAACTCAAGAAAGCTGAAACTTTGGCTAAGGAAGTTCAAGGTGTGAAGACTGTGAAGGTGGAAGCAAAAGTTGAAGCTGTGAAAAAGCCATAA
- a CDS encoding 3'-5' exonuclease, with the protein MPYLTSASEISAIVAEYTNIKTLWIDTEVADYKSRNPRLSLIQVLDNPQDMSGDRVYLLDVLDQPNIIAEFIEKIMINSAIEKVFHNASYDLKFLGNKKAKNITCTLEMVKKIPYHILPLPNYQLKTIATALCSFNNIDKQEQTSDWGKRPLTEEQIEYAYLDCIYLAQIHSNLLSLQAKANPEPATEDLTSLSTRYSQLEQQWKLLNSEFEHLQERMKKAMQAQNISETSYHKLTSYDRTTVKATFSELARLAQTQDIDLDFPITLTQKLQKDLGPNLEQLSVDIEKTTSWRLTPKAQETETEDE; encoded by the coding sequence ATGCCCTACCTCACTTCTGCCAGCGAAATTAGTGCTATTGTCGCTGAATACACCAATATCAAAACACTGTGGATCGATACAGAAGTAGCTGACTATAAAAGTCGTAATCCTAGACTATCGCTGATTCAGGTGTTAGATAATCCTCAAGATATGAGTGGCGATCGCGTCTATCTTTTAGATGTGCTAGACCAACCTAATATCATAGCTGAGTTTATTGAAAAAATTATGATAAATTCTGCCATTGAAAAAGTTTTTCACAATGCCAGTTACGATCTAAAATTTCTCGGTAACAAGAAAGCTAAAAATATTACCTGCACTTTAGAAATGGTAAAAAAAATTCCCTACCATATTTTGCCATTACCTAACTATCAACTCAAAACCATAGCTACAGCACTTTGTAGCTTTAACAATATCGATAAACAAGAGCAAACCAGCGATTGGGGAAAACGCCCCCTGACTGAAGAACAGATAGAGTATGCTTATCTAGATTGTATTTATCTTGCTCAAATCCACTCAAATTTATTAAGTTTACAAGCCAAAGCCAACCCCGAACCCGCAACGGAAGATTTAACATCACTAAGTACTCGATACTCACAACTTGAACAACAATGGAAGTTGTTGAATTCAGAATTTGAGCATTTGCAAGAACGTATGAAAAAAGCGATGCAAGCTCAGAATATATCTGAAACTTCTTATCATAAGCTTACTAGTTACGATCGCACTACAGTCAAAGCGACTTTTTCAGAATTGGCTAGGCTAGCACAAACCCAAGATATTGATTTAGATTTTCCCATCACGCTAACTCAGAAACTCCAAAAAGATTTAGGCCCAAATCTAGAACAATTGTCTGTAGATATTGAAAAAACTACTTCTTGGCGGCTAACTCCCAAAGCTCAAGAGACTGAAACAGAAGATGAGTAA
- a CDS encoding tetratricopeptide repeat protein, with product MRRRLFRQKRTRVNQVFTIAIFTTLTAISSVSCSKNDSVLVTEIGVSTPSRRSATASRGGEFYLQGKNQHLNGDLQAAIASYSKAISQNSQYGAAYNGRGLAYFDLGDKEKAIADYNQALRINPNDAEAYNNLGNARASLEGNREAVKDYSEAIRLNPNYAEAYNNRGNARAANGDRKGAIDDLGQAIRLNPRYAIAYNNRGNARAANGDPKGAIADYNQAIRLNPNFAPAYNNRGNARATNGDRQGALKDLEKAASIFQSQGNNDLYQQVMKNIKELRQ from the coding sequence ATGAGACGGCGTTTATTTAGACAAAAGCGAACAAGGGTAAATCAAGTATTTACTATAGCTATTTTTACTACATTGACAGCAATTAGCAGTGTTTCTTGTAGCAAGAATGACAGTGTTTTGGTAACAGAAATAGGAGTTAGTACACCTAGCCGTCGTTCAGCTACAGCATCCAGAGGTGGGGAATTCTATCTTCAAGGAAAGAATCAGCATTTAAACGGCGATTTACAAGCTGCGATCGCTTCCTATAGTAAGGCAATTAGTCAAAACTCTCAATATGGCGCAGCTTACAACGGACGGGGATTAGCCTACTTTGATTTGGGAGACAAAGAAAAAGCGATCGCAGATTACAATCAAGCCCTCCGCATTAACCCTAACGACGCTGAAGCTTACAATAACCTGGGCAATGCCCGCGCCTCACTAGAAGGTAACAGAGAAGCAGTTAAAGATTACAGTGAAGCGATTCGCCTGAATCCCAACTACGCCGAAGCCTACAACAACCGAGGAAATGCCCGCGCCGCCAATGGAGACAGAAAAGGGGCAATAGACGATCTCGGTCAAGCGATTCGCCTGAATCCCAGATATGCGATCGCTTACAATAACCGAGGAAATGCTCGTGCTGCCAATGGAGATCCAAAGGGTGCGATCGCAGATTACAATCAAGCCATTCGCCTCAACCCTAACTTTGCCCCTGCCTACAATAACCGAGGAAATGCCCGCGCCACCAATGGAGATAGACAGGGGGCACTCAAAGATTTAGAAAAAGCAGCGAGCATTTTTCAAAGTCAGGGTAACAACGACTTATACCAACAAGTGATGAAAAACATCAAAGAACTGAGACAGTAG
- a CDS encoding endonuclease domain-containing protein: MMNNLNSSNFHLPYNPKLVERAKELRKNMTPAEKKLWCEYLSDFQFRVLRQRPINHFIVDFYCPTLQVVKIDGDSHFTDEGQDYDIERTHILEGYGLKIIRFTNSQVLNQFDSVCEQIQGLIPPKLPFKGKNS, encoded by the coding sequence ATGATGAACAACCTCAACAGTAGCAATTTCCATTTACCTTACAATCCAAAGCTTGTAGAAAGAGCAAAAGAACTTCGCAAAAATATGACCCCAGCAGAAAAAAAGCTGTGGTGTGAATATCTGAGTGATTTTCAATTTCGGGTTTTAAGACAAAGACCAATTAATCATTTTATAGTTGATTTCTACTGTCCTACTTTACAAGTAGTTAAAATTGATGGGGATAGCCATTTTACAGATGAAGGTCAAGATTATGACATAGAGAGAACACATATTCTAGAAGGCTATGGTTTAAAGATTATTAGGTTTACAAATAGTCAAGTTTTAAATCAATTTGATAGTGTGTGTGAGCAGATACAGGGTTTAATCCCTCCTAAACTCCCTTTTAAGGGGAAAAATTCTTAA
- a CDS encoding tetratricopeptide repeat protein, whose protein sequence is MQELGSIYANKGEVEQAIALFNQSLEINERIGNVQGKAATLHCLGLIYVNKGEVDEAIALYNQSLEIEERIGDVQGKAATLNNLAGIYANKGEVEQAIALFNQSLEINERIGDVQGKAITLWCLGDLAEQQGEYTKAISYLQPALKILQRLKSPYAESVSASLDRVMHNS, encoded by the coding sequence TTGCAAGAACTGGGATCTATCTACGCGAACAAAGGGGAAGTGGAGCAAGCGATCGCACTTTTCAATCAGTCTTTGGAAATAAATGAACGCATTGGTAATGTCCAAGGCAAAGCAGCGACGTTGCACTGTCTGGGACTGATCTACGTCAACAAAGGGGAAGTGGATGAAGCGATCGCACTCTACAATCAGTCTTTAGAAATAGAAGAACGCATTGGGGATGTCCAAGGCAAAGCGGCGACGTTGAACAATCTGGCAGGTATCTACGCGAACAAAGGGGAAGTGGAGCAAGCGATCGCACTTTTCAATCAGTCTTTGGAAATAAATGAACGCATTGGTGATGTCCAAGGTAAAGCAATAACTCTGTGGTGCTTAGGAGATTTGGCAGAACAGCAGGGTGAATATACTAAAGCGATATCCTATTTGCAACCAGCTTTAAAGATTTTGCAGCGATTGAAGTCACCGTATGCTGAAAGTGTGAGTGCAAGTCTTGATAGAGTAATGCATAATTCGTAA